In Desulfovibrio gilichinskyi, a genomic segment contains:
- a CDS encoding HD-GYP domain-containing protein, giving the protein MSNQTKHENLIPEEFLQISSNIVSTFGNKLPVSLCIYDDEFQRVAPLFAKETRLTPKKKDQMEKECQNGNLFITKEEYAGLAGHISQNLGALLTEHYLDEAAAAEIFYSGILKKVRSFFGNPIAETLEQLKSVLAIFSEYVWVDRNRWSHFFNTLQRTNDLSCHSVNTLFVGTAVYLKTVHKGDEKLELNSLGLGLILHDLGMTQIPTALLSKAGPFLYKEKQRMQEHIDIAEKMINRLEIKDAMVRSCILDHHERIDGSGYPRGKKADSLSTETKVCSVADAFCAIISNRWHRKGLNPILAAIVLTESSKRYDKNLTSALVSFIISNNPEMQALIQDKEKMQQLRSLALKQCE; this is encoded by the coding sequence ATGAGCAATCAAACTAAACACGAAAACTTAATTCCAGAAGAATTCCTGCAAATTAGTTCAAACATTGTCAGTACATTCGGAAATAAGCTTCCTGTATCATTATGTATATATGATGATGAATTTCAGCGAGTTGCTCCTCTTTTTGCTAAAGAAACAAGACTCACTCCTAAAAAGAAAGATCAAATGGAAAAGGAATGCCAAAATGGCAATCTATTCATCACAAAAGAGGAATACGCGGGGCTGGCCGGACATATTAGTCAAAACCTCGGAGCATTGCTTACTGAACATTATCTAGATGAAGCGGCGGCAGCAGAAATTTTTTACTCTGGAATATTGAAAAAAGTTCGCTCATTTTTTGGCAATCCGATAGCAGAGACTCTTGAGCAGCTAAAATCAGTTTTAGCTATTTTCAGTGAATATGTATGGGTAGACAGAAATCGCTGGTCACATTTTTTTAACACTTTGCAAAGAACAAACGACCTTTCATGTCATTCTGTTAATACTTTATTCGTAGGTACGGCAGTTTACCTTAAAACGGTGCATAAGGGAGATGAAAAACTTGAACTTAATTCACTGGGATTAGGTTTGATTTTGCATGATTTAGGCATGACACAGATTCCAACGGCACTCTTAAGTAAAGCCGGACCTTTTCTGTATAAAGAAAAGCAAAGAATGCAAGAGCATATAGATATTGCAGAAAAAATGATCAACAGGCTAGAAATTAAAGATGCTATGGTAAGATCCTGCATCTTAGATCATCATGAGCGAATAGACGGGAGCGGTTATCCACGTGGCAAAAAAGCAGACTCGCTTTCTACGGAAACTAAAGTTTGCAGTGTAGCTGATGCCTTTTGCGCCATAATATCTAACAGATGGCACCGTAAAGGGTTAAACCCTATCCTTGCGGCTATAGTTCTAACTGAAAGCAGCAAGCGTTATGATAAAAACCTTACATCGGCCTTAGTTTCATTTATAATTTCCAATAATCCTGAGATGCAGGCTTTAATCCAAGATAAAGAGAAAATGCAGCAATTAAGATCCTTAGCATTGAAACAATGTGAGTAA
- a CDS encoding substrate-binding periplasmic protein, with amino-acid sequence MSQLIKITIKSLCLFCMIFFLYANSGHCFENVVKVGFTYFPPWMILEDGEYKGFDCDLLRSIFGHMGLRVEFIPGTIVNNLEKMETGELDIISSLLFRNERNEYIRYISPPYKTKSAKSFYVRRGSGIKINSYRDLVGLRVGVSQGAKYFPKFDLDDSIVKVFYATAVESFQALADGEVQAVINTEFVGTFFINKLGFKAQLEECTFKYSPKLMPVYIGISRKSPLAQKADEIGAVIRYLKKTGEVEQIAKKNSLELN; translated from the coding sequence ATGAGCCAGTTGATTAAGATCACGATAAAAAGTTTATGTTTGTTTTGTATGATATTTTTTCTATACGCTAATTCAGGACATTGTTTTGAAAATGTCGTTAAAGTCGGTTTCACTTATTTTCCTCCTTGGATGATTCTTGAAGACGGAGAATACAAGGGGTTTGATTGTGATTTACTTAGATCCATTTTTGGGCATATGGGATTAAGGGTTGAATTTATTCCAGGAACAATCGTGAATAATTTAGAGAAAATGGAAACAGGCGAACTTGATATTATTTCAAGTTTACTGTTTAGGAATGAAAGAAACGAATATATTAGATATATTTCTCCACCATATAAAACGAAATCTGCTAAAAGCTTTTACGTAAGAAGGGGAAGTGGTATAAAAATTAATAGTTATAGAGATTTAGTAGGTTTAAGGGTCGGAGTTTCTCAGGGAGCAAAATATTTTCCTAAATTTGATCTTGATGACAGTATCGTGAAGGTTTTTTACGCAACAGCAGTTGAAAGTTTTCAAGCGTTGGCTGACGGTGAAGTTCAGGCTGTTATAAATACAGAATTCGTAGGAACATTTTTTATTAATAAATTAGGCTTTAAGGCTCAACTTGAAGAATGCACGTTTAAATATTCGCCCAAATTGATGCCTGTTTATATAGGTATTTCCCGTAAATCACCTCTGGCTCAAAAAGCAGATGAGATTGGCGCAGTAATACGTTATTTAAAAAAAACTGGTGAAGTTGAACAGATTGCAAAAAAGAATTCCCTGGAATTAAATTAG
- a CDS encoding chloride channel protein, with the protein MDTIEQTPRLKSFLHKRLPAKNAILIFAAVIVGACSALAAVALNSALEFLNELRMANSNHWWIFMLPALGAAAAIILSKNIFKETGAHGVGEVIAKVGLKQGILRPISIFSALITSLLTIASGGSAGPESPVVVSGSSMGSNLSRLLRMSGQSRMTLIGCGAAGSISAIFNAPVTGMIFAVEIILGEWTPYNLIPIAISSVVATQTSRILEGNIIPFSEQFPPMAFTDLGISVFLAILTSLLSVALVRSIRQAGSISTSITSSPWLRAALGGLAVGLVGLIFPLALGEGYKSIRMAIHGTMPTGITFIAALVIARILTTSLTLGSGGLGGIFAPCLVIGSLFGVFFHRTLSSIIPAGWIAGESAYVMLGMAGIVSGVMQAPLTSVFLVLEITNGYQAVIHIMTVTFVSSMLTHTFEPSSFYFKDLVEKGQLLRPKTDEKILSDINPENLINTDLTEVNPQMTVTDFLKVLKTTSQTHVPIVDSDTKAFIGMVDVVSARSSILDPERKDSNIGEIAIDRSSPKIENGMGAAEILEIMTRSGKRTLPVMKNGIFIGFITKEDILSAYRGEMRNYGRSDNLF; encoded by the coding sequence ATGGACACTATTGAACAAACTCCGCGATTAAAAAGTTTCCTGCATAAAAGATTACCTGCGAAAAATGCAATCTTGATTTTTGCTGCAGTTATCGTCGGAGCTTGTTCTGCACTTGCAGCTGTGGCATTAAACTCTGCGTTGGAATTTCTAAATGAACTCAGAATGGCAAATTCCAATCACTGGTGGATATTCATGCTCCCTGCTTTGGGCGCAGCAGCCGCAATAATATTAAGCAAGAATATTTTTAAAGAAACAGGAGCGCACGGAGTCGGAGAAGTTATTGCGAAAGTCGGCCTCAAACAGGGAATACTTCGTCCAATATCTATCTTCAGTGCTCTTATTACCAGCCTGCTCACAATTGCAAGCGGAGGCTCAGCCGGGCCGGAATCCCCTGTAGTTGTCAGCGGATCATCTATGGGGTCCAACTTATCCAGACTTTTACGGATGAGCGGACAATCACGTATGACTCTGATAGGTTGCGGCGCAGCAGGTTCAATTTCCGCTATATTCAATGCCCCGGTCACAGGAATGATTTTCGCTGTAGAAATTATACTCGGTGAATGGACACCATACAATCTCATTCCTATAGCTATCTCATCAGTTGTAGCCACGCAGACATCAAGAATTCTTGAAGGAAATATTATTCCTTTTAGCGAACAATTCCCTCCGATGGCTTTTACGGATTTAGGAATATCTGTATTTTTAGCAATACTCACTTCTTTACTATCAGTAGCACTTGTGCGTTCAATACGGCAGGCAGGCTCTATTTCAACTTCCATCACCAGCTCTCCATGGCTGCGGGCAGCTCTGGGAGGACTTGCAGTAGGTCTGGTCGGTTTAATTTTTCCATTAGCATTAGGTGAAGGATACAAATCGATTAGAATGGCTATTCACGGAACCATGCCCACGGGAATAACTTTCATAGCAGCTTTAGTAATTGCTAGAATACTGACGACATCGCTCACACTCGGCAGCGGAGGGCTGGGAGGAATATTTGCTCCATGCCTCGTCATAGGTTCTCTTTTCGGTGTTTTTTTTCACCGCACTTTATCATCAATAATACCTGCTGGATGGATTGCAGGAGAGTCCGCATATGTTATGCTCGGAATGGCCGGAATTGTCAGCGGAGTTATGCAGGCACCGTTAACAAGCGTATTTCTTGTGCTGGAAATAACTAACGGTTATCAGGCTGTAATCCATATCATGACTGTCACATTTGTCTCATCAATGCTGACCCATACATTTGAACCATCTTCATTTTATTTCAAAGACCTTGTGGAAAAAGGACAACTTCTGAGACCTAAAACTGATGAAAAAATATTGTCCGACATCAACCCTGAAAATTTAATCAACACAGACTTAACGGAAGTTAACCCGCAAATGACAGTGACAGACTTTCTAAAGGTTCTCAAAACAACAAGCCAAACCCACGTACCGATTGTAGACAGTGACACAAAAGCTTTTATTGGAATGGTTGATGTAGTTTCTGCACGCTCGTCAATATTAGATCCTGAACGGAAAGACAGTAACATCGGAGAAATAGCAATAGATCGCAGCTCTCCTAAAATTGAAAATGGTATGGGAGCGGCTGAAATATTAGAAATAATGACTAGAAGCGGCAAGAGGACGTTGCCTGTAATGAAAAACGGAATTTTTATAGGGTTCATTACCAAAGAAGATATTCTATCAGCGTACCGTGGCGAAATGAGAAATTATGGACGCAGCGACAACTTATTCTAA
- a CDS encoding NupC/NupG family nucleoside CNT transporter: MIQSCFGLLGLILIAWAISENRRGVHVKIVFMGLFLQILIATLMLKVSAFSNAMMFLNHAVDALQLATEAGTSFIFGYLGGGPLPFAEISPGASWTLAFRALPLILVVSALSALLFYWRIIPVIVKGFSFILQKTMNIGGALGLGVAANIFVGMVEAPIIIAPYVSAMSRSELMTLMVSGMATISGTVLVLYASILNPVLPGAIGHILTASIISAPAAILIAQLMVPETATALAENNAKISSTASSSMDAVTQGTSDGIKLVISVVALLLVLVALVSLANQILHFLPDVYGEPITLQRILSIVMWPIVWLMGIPASEASTAAGLMGTKTILNEFLAYLQLAHLSPGLLSPRSTIIMTYAMCGFANLGSLGILIGGLTTIAPSRKEEIVEMGIKSIIGGTLATCMTGAVVGILY, from the coding sequence ATGATTCAAAGCTGTTTCGGTTTATTAGGATTAATACTCATCGCGTGGGCGATCAGTGAAAACAGACGCGGTGTACATGTTAAAATAGTTTTTATGGGCCTCTTTCTTCAAATTTTAATAGCAACCCTGATGCTTAAAGTTTCAGCATTCAGTAATGCTATGATGTTTTTGAACCATGCAGTTGATGCATTGCAACTCGCGACAGAAGCAGGAACAAGCTTTATTTTCGGATATCTTGGAGGCGGTCCGCTTCCGTTTGCGGAAATTTCTCCAGGCGCAAGCTGGACTCTGGCATTCAGAGCGTTGCCTCTTATTTTAGTGGTCAGCGCGTTATCGGCTCTTCTTTTTTACTGGCGTATTATACCGGTTATCGTCAAAGGATTTTCATTCATTTTGCAAAAAACAATGAACATCGGCGGAGCATTAGGCTTAGGAGTTGCAGCAAATATTTTTGTAGGTATGGTAGAAGCTCCCATAATTATAGCTCCTTATGTAAGCGCAATGAGCCGCAGTGAACTTATGACGCTTATGGTTAGCGGCATGGCAACTATTTCAGGCACAGTTCTGGTGCTTTACGCATCAATTCTTAATCCTGTACTCCCCGGAGCTATAGGACACATTCTAACTGCGTCTATCATAAGTGCGCCCGCAGCCATTTTGATAGCACAGCTGATGGTTCCTGAAACAGCCACCGCTCTTGCAGAAAACAATGCTAAAATTTCAAGTACGGCTTCAAGCTCAATGGATGCTGTCACTCAGGGAACTTCTGACGGAATTAAACTGGTTATTTCAGTTGTTGCGTTGCTTCTTGTTCTGGTCGCCCTTGTTTCTCTTGCAAATCAAATTTTACATTTTTTACCGGATGTCTACGGTGAACCTATCACACTTCAACGCATATTGAGTATCGTCATGTGGCCGATTGTCTGGCTCATGGGTATCCCCGCATCTGAAGCATCAACAGCCGCAGGACTTATGGGCACCAAAACAATTTTAAATGAATTTCTCGCTTATCTTCAACTGGCGCATCTATCCCCGGGATTACTTTCTCCAAGATCCACAATCATCATGACTTATGCTATGTGTGGATTTGCAAACTTAGGAAGTCTGGGTATTTTAATTGGAGGCCTGACAACAATCGCGCCTTCACGCAAAGAAGAAATAGTAGAAATGGGAATAAAATCAATTATCGGCGGAACTTTAGCAACCTGCATGACTGGCGCAGTCGTTGGGATTCTATACTGA
- a CDS encoding chemotaxis protein CheX, whose translation MKVELAKPFIKAAIDVLSMMAMITPKPGKPYVKKGKTAVGDVTGLVGITGDMNGTISITFTKSCAVTIVKNMLGDDIQDVVQDVQDAVGEITNMISGQARAGLVEQGLTFSGSTPSVIMGDNHSISHMASTPIMAIPFSSEAGEFTIEFSFE comes from the coding sequence ATGAAAGTTGAATTAGCAAAACCGTTTATCAAAGCTGCGATAGATGTTTTATCTATGATGGCGATGATTACTCCGAAGCCGGGTAAGCCTTACGTTAAAAAAGGTAAAACTGCAGTCGGCGATGTTACCGGTCTGGTTGGTATAACTGGTGATATGAATGGGACTATTTCTATCACGTTTACTAAAAGTTGCGCTGTGACAATTGTTAAAAACATGCTTGGCGATGATATTCAAGATGTTGTGCAAGATGTCCAAGATGCTGTTGGTGAAATCACTAACATGATATCAGGTCAGGCCAGAGCTGGGCTTGTGGAACAGGGATTGACTTTTTCCGGATCTACTCCTTCAGTTATTATGGGGGATAATCATTCCATTTCACATATGGCCTCTACTCCGATTATGGCCATCCCTTTCAGTAGTGAAGCTGGGGAGTTTACTATCGAATTCAGTTTCGAGTAG
- a CDS encoding HEAT repeat domain-containing protein, with protein MSSLIGFREQSFLDKINILNEVSVGKDIADLEPLLELFQNPLGDTSVDYMVVSAVNGVLSSDEASTVKLLESENEKLKILCIRLCGEYKFKTAIPVLSALAEQTEDSDLLFELLTSLSKIGAEEVIDLFRANVTNEDDLVSSMCIEVVGELKDESSVGTLIPIVERNNEDANYEVCDLTTWKAVEALTSIGSESSMTFIVENLHHRNPTVRRIVTDCLTSLGAAAVPYLQMVIVPGADKDDMILAANVLGFIGDKSGLEVLMNAIEKEYSSDSSVKYAIYEAIGNIGTMKGVVSLIDGLDNEDELITLAVLTGLDHQVNPGVVKKMVEMVGSGGSKAGKIIRAVVTAKALNIFAGLYNEGKIGRFMMNAVVASKDPEVHEAFRSKLAEIGGDVAEADIARLPEVVETGSKRALAVDDSKSMLALYRSILTNIGFEPTIAVNGQEAYSFAEMGEEFDIVITDMNMPVMDGMELVSKLRMTDGFETIPIIMVTTESEVSQLELAKKTGVTDFITKPFTPEQLKSKIEQFVS; from the coding sequence ATGTCTAGTTTGATAGGATTTAGAGAACAGTCCTTTTTGGACAAAATAAATATTCTAAATGAAGTTTCAGTGGGGAAAGATATTGCGGACCTTGAACCGCTTCTTGAGCTGTTCCAAAACCCCCTCGGAGATACTTCGGTAGATTATATGGTTGTCAGTGCAGTTAACGGAGTGCTTTCTTCTGATGAAGCCAGCACGGTTAAACTCCTGGAAAGTGAAAATGAAAAACTCAAAATTCTTTGCATAAGGTTGTGCGGAGAATATAAGTTTAAAACCGCGATTCCGGTTTTGTCTGCCTTAGCTGAGCAGACAGAAGATTCAGATCTTCTTTTTGAATTATTAACCTCACTGTCAAAGATCGGAGCTGAAGAAGTTATCGATCTTTTCCGCGCTAACGTCACCAACGAAGATGATTTGGTTTCTTCGATGTGTATTGAAGTGGTCGGTGAGTTAAAAGATGAGAGCTCTGTCGGGACGCTTATACCTATTGTAGAGCGGAACAATGAAGATGCTAATTATGAAGTTTGCGATTTAACTACATGGAAAGCTGTTGAAGCTCTAACTTCAATAGGCAGTGAATCTTCCATGACTTTTATCGTTGAAAATCTGCATCATAGAAATCCTACTGTGCGTAGAATTGTTACTGACTGTCTGACCTCGCTAGGAGCTGCTGCAGTTCCTTATTTGCAAATGGTAATTGTACCCGGAGCAGATAAGGATGATATGATTTTAGCGGCAAATGTCCTCGGCTTTATCGGCGACAAGAGCGGACTTGAAGTCCTTATGAATGCTATTGAGAAAGAGTATTCTTCTGATTCCAGCGTAAAATACGCTATATATGAAGCCATTGGCAACATCGGAACAATGAAGGGCGTTGTCAGCCTGATAGACGGTCTTGATAATGAAGATGAACTGATAACTCTTGCAGTTCTTACCGGGCTGGATCATCAGGTTAATCCCGGAGTTGTAAAAAAAATGGTTGAAATGGTAGGTAGCGGCGGCAGTAAGGCCGGAAAAATTATCAGAGCTGTGGTTACAGCAAAAGCTTTGAATATTTTTGCAGGGCTTTACAATGAAGGCAAAATCGGTCGGTTTATGATGAACGCCGTAGTCGCTTCTAAGGACCCAGAAGTTCATGAAGCTTTCCGCTCAAAACTTGCTGAAATAGGCGGAGATGTTGCCGAAGCTGACATAGCCCGACTTCCTGAAGTTGTGGAAACTGGAAGCAAAAGAGCCCTCGCTGTTGATGATTCTAAATCAATGCTTGCGCTTTATCGCAGCATCCTTACAAATATCGGATTTGAGCCTACAATTGCAGTTAACGGGCAGGAAGCATACTCCTTTGCCGAAATGGGTGAAGAGTTTGATATCGTCATCACTGATATGAATATGCCGGTGATGGATGGTATGGAGCTTGTTTCAAAACTCAGAATGACTGATGGATTTGAAACAATTCCGATCATCATGGTTACAACAGAGTCAGAAGTCTCCCAGCTTGAACTTGCTAAGAAAACCGGTGTTACCGATTTTATTACCAAGCCTTTTACTCCGGAACAGCTTAAATCAAAAATTGAGCAATTCGTTTCCTAA
- a CDS encoding esterase/lipase family protein: MTEILITILFTILLIPLPLILVMGAANCKELMGRGYKQVIRDLLMSFATIEVSVLIAGLTRPLAFLCADRIPKKATGTVPILMTHGLYHNRTAWLMMKPRLKRAGYGNLHTWSYNSFTTSYPELVLELRRRILRLYVENNNQKIVLIGHSLGGLLIKGAVSDPVVAEKISRIITLGTPFRGSLLAKIALGRLGRSLHPESSLFETNPGNSVMNEIPKTAIYSPVDEMVIPWKNLKPLENGWQTLPCSSMGHVAMLYSSQTVSIIIELIKQ, translated from the coding sequence ATGACCGAAATATTAATAACCATTTTATTCACCATCCTGCTTATTCCACTCCCCCTGATCTTAGTAATGGGCGCAGCAAATTGCAAAGAACTTATGGGCCGTGGATATAAACAAGTTATACGCGACCTGCTTATGTCTTTCGCAACTATTGAAGTAAGTGTTCTCATCGCCGGACTGACACGTCCATTAGCTTTTCTATGTGCGGATAGAATTCCTAAAAAAGCAACCGGAACAGTGCCGATTCTTATGACCCACGGGCTTTACCACAACAGAACTGCGTGGCTTATGATGAAGCCGAGACTGAAAAGAGCGGGGTACGGCAATCTTCATACATGGTCATACAACAGCTTCACCACTTCGTACCCGGAACTTGTACTTGAACTGCGCAGACGTATTCTTAGACTTTACGTTGAAAACAATAATCAGAAAATTGTACTTATAGGCCACAGTCTCGGAGGGCTGCTCATTAAAGGAGCCGTATCAGATCCTGTTGTCGCGGAGAAAATCTCCCGAATAATCACTTTGGGAACCCCGTTTCGCGGTAGCCTGTTAGCGAAAATAGCTCTTGGCAGATTAGGACGCAGCCTGCACCCAGAAAGCTCGCTTTTTGAAACTAACCCCGGCAATTCAGTGATGAATGAAATCCCAAAAACAGCGATATACTCGCCTGTAGATGAAATGGTCATACCTTGGAAGAATCTTAAGCCGCTTGAAAATGGATGGCAAACTCTACCATGCTCGTCAATGGGCCATGTTGCAATGCTCTACAGTTCACAAACAGTCAGCATAATCATTGAACTCATAAAGCAATAA
- a CDS encoding DUF1786 domain-containing protein: MSRKILSLDIGSGTQDVLYYIEGVEIENCFKFVLPSPARVVAALIKELTVKGSDIYLTGKNMGGGFGWAVNEHIKAGYKVFAHPRAALALGDDLDRLKQNGIMLSESLPSGCVPVHLEDYNSGWWNCFLSAAGLEQPDLVVASVQDHGFHPGKSNRMGRFNLWKRFLLENKGKPEELLFETVPEEFTRLAELQISIGGGAVCDTGAAAVLGAFFVDEIVQRSFKEGLCLINVGNSHTVAFLLFEGRVHGIYEHHTGNMTSEKLWLDSQLFRKGDLSFEKVFDDYGHGCATLDLPAEAGGFIPTYVMGPRRAMLKKYPVEFPAPGGDMMLAGCFGLIKGLALKGAI; this comes from the coding sequence ATGAGTCGTAAAATATTAAGTCTTGATATCGGCAGCGGTACTCAGGATGTTTTATATTATATTGAAGGTGTCGAGATCGAAAATTGCTTTAAATTTGTATTGCCTTCGCCGGCTCGCGTTGTAGCCGCTTTGATAAAAGAACTGACAGTTAAGGGATCTGATATTTATCTTACCGGTAAAAATATGGGCGGAGGTTTTGGCTGGGCCGTTAATGAACATATCAAAGCCGGGTATAAAGTATTTGCGCATCCACGTGCCGCTCTTGCGTTGGGAGACGATTTGGACAGGCTTAAACAAAACGGGATTATGCTAAGCGAAAGTCTGCCATCCGGATGTGTCCCTGTTCATTTAGAAGATTATAATTCTGGGTGGTGGAATTGTTTTTTGTCCGCAGCAGGCCTTGAACAGCCTGATCTTGTTGTCGCCTCAGTGCAGGATCATGGTTTTCACCCCGGTAAGAGTAATAGAATGGGGCGGTTCAATTTATGGAAACGTTTTTTATTGGAAAACAAAGGTAAACCGGAAGAGCTGCTTTTTGAAACTGTGCCGGAAGAATTTACACGGCTTGCTGAGCTTCAGATCAGCATAGGCGGCGGAGCTGTATGTGACACCGGAGCCGCGGCTGTTTTAGGTGCTTTTTTTGTCGATGAAATAGTCCAGCGCAGCTTTAAGGAAGGACTATGCCTGATTAACGTAGGGAATAGCCATACAGTTGCTTTCCTGCTGTTTGAAGGTCGTGTGCACGGCATTTACGAACATCATACCGGCAACATGACTTCTGAAAAGTTATGGCTCGATTCTCAGCTGTTCAGAAAAGGTGATCTAAGCTTTGAGAAAGTTTTTGACGATTACGGGCATGGCTGTGCAACGCTTGATCTCCCTGCAGAGGCCGGCGGTTTTATCCCGACTTATGTGATGGGGCCGCGCAGGGCTATGTTAAAAAAATATCCTGTTGAATTTCCGGCACCCGGCGGTGATATGATGCTTGCAGGTTGTTTTGGACTTATAAAAGGGCTTGCACTGAAAGGTGCTATATAA